The Mytilus edulis chromosome 5, xbMytEdul2.2, whole genome shotgun sequence genomic interval ACCGCTCTACAATTAGGAgtgcaataataaataaatagttgATGTGGGGTTAGGTAAGGAGAACGATCCCGATACTGGTCACTGTACCAGTATTGTTGTCACAATACTGGGTCAgaggcggatccagaaatgtggGGACCCGCTCCTGTGATTCCCTATATCAGCAACCATTTTTTCCCCCAAAAAGGatggggcccgggccccctgtcCCCTAAATTCGCCTCTTTGGGTCATTTATTATACCAGTTTTGGCACTACTGGATTCCCAGTAATTGTATCTTCCAGTATTGtcaattatttatatattcagTTAATTTTCAGGTATTGATGGGTTTACCAGACTAGTGGTGTTCATGAATATATCCAATAATAACAAAGCCACAACTGTTCACAGAGGGTTTATTGCTGCTACCGAGCAGTTCAACTGGCCAATTCGATTAAGGACAGACTTTGGAGGAGAAAACGAGCTAATTTGGCAGGCTATTCTTGATAAGCGTGGACCTCGTTCAGCATTAGTAGGTAGTTCTGTCCACAACCAGCCGATTGAACAATTATGGGGCATTATAAATGACAGGGTGACATTGCCATTCAAGGTACTCTTTGATTCAATGGCTAGAGATGGTTTACTGAATACAGACAATGATACGGACATTATGTGCCTTCACTGGGTATTTCTACCCTTAATACAGGCCAACCTGACAAGGGAAGTGTTGGCACTTAACAAGCGGAAGATTTCAACAGAACATCAGCGATCACCTTGCCAGCTCGAAATTCAGTTTATGCACCTCAAAGCAGCTTATGAAAACAAGCCCATCGAGCAACATGAAGGTGTGGTCTGCTCATACCAAGATCCTGATGACTTGGCTCGCCCATTACAACATGTTAGGTGTGACGAGTTTGAACGATTCCCAGCAGAACTCCGTGAGGAACTCTGTGCACTAGGCACAGCTTTAGAAATAAGAGATGGACGTCGGTTGTATTTAGAAGTCGTGTCAACTATTGAAAAGTATTTGCTTCGTACATTAGAACAATTTCATGAAAAGATAAACAAGAACAGAAGTCTGAATATTTGAAAAGTGTGTATTTTACAACTACTGGTATGTAATCGGTGTCATGTAATCTTGTAAATTGTGCAGATTAAAGTTTTTTGAAGTAGATAAAACTAAGcaagatataaaaaataattttaccaaAAGAGATTTCTTGTCACAAAGAATAtgtatgtgaaataaaaaaaaacactatcgTAAGAACAAGGTTCTAGTTTTTCTGCACACAGACTGATTGTATAACATTTGTCCCGGCAACCTATAAGTTACAGGTACTGGCTATGATTACTTCGGAAAAGTAACAATAAGAAAATATTCAGATTACTTCGCTCACTAAATGCTGGTATGTAACGTCGGTACAATTTGGGGGATTATTTtagtaacaagagtgcacacactgaaatgtctcgccttctttactaatcattgatattttgttgatagtcctaagtataaagctttattacaactgtcacttaaacttaacattaaccaagatggcttaaacaaagaccaataaaccatgaaaattaggtcaaggtcagatgaaccatgccaggcagacatatacagctaacaatgcttccatacaacaaatatagttgaccaattacttaaagtttaagaaaaatagaccaacacacaaaaacttaacactgtgcaatgaactgtgaaattgaggtcatggtcaaataaaacctgcgggactgatatttagatcataatatatttcagtacaccaaatatagttgacctttggcatataatattagataaaaagaccaaaacttaaaaaaataactttgaccactgaaccatgaaaatgaggtcaaggtcagatgacatctgcccggtagacatgtacacctttcagtcattccatacaacaaatatagtaacctattgcataaaatatgagaaaaacagaccaaaacacaaaacctttACTAtaaccactcaaccatgaaaatgaggtcaaggtcaggtgacatctgccagttggacatgtacaccttacagtccttccatacaccaaatatactagccctattgcttatagtatctgagatatggacttgaccaccaaaacttaaccttgttcactgatccatgaaataaggtcgaggttaagtgaaaactgtctgacgggcatgaggaccttgcaaagtaagcacataccaaatatagttatcctattacttataataatagagaattcaacattacaaaatttctgaactttttttcaagtggtcactgaaccatgaaaatgaggtcaaggacattggacatttgactgacggaaacttcgtaacataaggcatcaatatacaaagtatgaagcatccaggtctttcaccttctaaaatattaaccttttaagaagtgagctaacaccgccgccgcatcactatccctttgtcgagctttctgcaacaaaagttgcaggctcgacaaaaatcacagaaaaaagaaagatttatagaaaaatataatttattactGGTAGGAAATACAAAACGACAAAGATAAAGATGTAAAATATTGCAATTCATTTATTAAGGATAACATTACCGACATATCCAAAATGTGCAAAAACATTCTCTTTAATTTGTGTTTACTTGTGAgtgaaaatgtacttttatagACAATGTATTTACCCTTTACCCTCTTCCGAAGTCGAAGGTTTTCGGATTCATTTGGTTATTCAGAGTAGCGGATCGACAGCGCTAGACTTGGGAAGATGACCCTTTATCTGCAATGACTAACTATATATTTCAACACAGTGAGCCAACAGTATTTTATGTCTCAGTTTGTCGTACATGGGAATAACAACAAGAGGAAGTAACTGTACATAACCTATGTTTTTGTTACACCCAGAAATATTCGATTCCTTTCCCTACAATGCATACCCATGCCGGTATGCATTTAGTCTGCTAATCAatcctaatattttttttatttttactactCAAGAGTAATCGTAGCCTGGCAGTGcccaagttattttttttgttcgCCTCAAGGTGCAAGCGTCTATGTCTCCATTCAAGTTAACGTCCGAGTTCATATCTCAGCAACTATACATGGAAGGATCATGTAACCTTGCGTGCACATGTATGCGCTAGGGATGAAACATCAGCATCCAGTCAAAATTAAGTCGTTGTGACCTACATTTTCCGCTTGAATGAATGACTTACTTAATTTACATTAAAGTTTACATCGAAGTTCATATCTCAGCAATTCACATTATAGGATCATGCTTTGACCTTGCATCTGCATGCATTGGGATGATACATCTGCATCCAGACAAAGTTATGTCACTGTGACCTACATTTCCCGTACATTTACATCTGAGTTCATATCTCAGCAACTATGCATGATCGGATCATGCATGCTTTAGGGGTGGTACATGAGCAGAATTTGCTTTTTGTCTACAATTGGGTGGACCGTGGGTATGAACTATATTTTACAATTGAATGATTTACTTTCAACTGATGTTCCATAAAGAGGTAAACTTTGTAATTGTTGATTACCAATCTTTTCACTTTGCCAGCCATACTCTCAAATTGAAGCCAAGGAAATGTTATGCCTTGAAGGATTTAATGTATATAAATCAATTCAACAACATAGAAATTACCGTACAgtttattattataaatcaatGCATATTCAAAAAAACATCAGACAAACAACTTCAAACATAAATGATAATCAAAACAACATTTATACATTCAAAAGTTTTAAGTTTAATGTAACTCATAATATTGTGATATGATTGATATTTCGAGTAATGCATTCTAATATGATTTGCTGTAATTGCTTTATGGCTAAACTCTGTTTAAATGCTCAATAAACCACCTTTCGTAGCTGCGCATTTTAATACTTTTGTTTGTGGTGGATTACAATAAGATGTGTTGTTTATATAGATATTGTTTCCTGAAAAAGTTAATTTGTTGTCATTTTAAGATGACCGGGTCCTTTATATTCATTATTTAACCACTAACTACCGCTCAGggttaaggtagttttttttggggggagagggggggggggtcttgATCATTGCCATATAATGTGAACAAGATTTTGTATAATAAAACTTTGTTCAATGAGCAATCAAAATTTGCAAAGAAACTTTGGGGTCAGGGATATACTTTAAAAGATACAGAGCTTTAAAAATGGACCATGTTTGGGACTTTTACCTTTTACATATGCATTAATAATCAACTGAAAGGTCCTAGTAGCGAAAAGAAGGAGCAAGGGTACTGGTTGTGGAATTATAAACCcacttgtcatgttttgtttttaggtgtaatatttgttttgaacaaaatTAAGTTCTGACAACCTATGTCACAGTTAACATAAATGAAATCATCCTTTAAAATTCTTGATTTTACCCTGGATATGGAAATACCGAAATTTTACAACTAAGGTGATATAACTCTCAAACAGGACATAGAATATTCCTCAAACTTTTAAGTATATGTTGATTTAATAGATAGCTTCAAATTAGAGTCATAAAAATTGATATGTCAAAAGTTACAgcataaaatatatagaaatttgTGTTTGGCAGGAAAGGGGAGATAATACTTTCAAAGTAATTTtctgcaaaaatataaatattttgttacctATATAGTCAAAGAACTTTCTAGAATAGTAGCCTTACATAATATGCTTATAAAATATTACTAATTAATACATTGGTCCATTGCTTATATTTTGTGGAAAGTGAAGTAAAACAAAGGCACTCCTGCACAATATATGcgaattatttcccttttttgTAAAATccaaaaaatgtacaattttacaaattaagCATTAATTCAATATGATTCGTgtatttttcaaatcaaatatattatttttgatattttgtaccAATAATCATAACAAAAGTATATTGGTTATGAATAATTCCAAATTGCGCAGATTGGATGCGCAAGGCTATCATCCTTAATTAACTACCTTAAATGGGAATATCAAGGCCATGTTAAAATTTccaacaaataaaattatttcttaaataacagATAGTTCTTAAA includes:
- the LOC139523812 gene encoding uncharacterized protein — translated: MASTSSLPDENINIDRLQKFLDEDMPITQIAQDFNVCTKTIYRRMKSFGITRIPFSDINDDDLVDIVIEIKQNHPNDGEALLDGHLKARTPHIKIQRWRLRAAIHFVDSAGVQARRTVTIKRRQYSVPCPHYLWHIDGNHKLIKWKMVIHGGIDGFTRLVVFMNISNNNKATTVHRGFIAATEQFNWPIRLRTDFGGENELIWQAILDKRGPRSALVGSSVHNQPIEQLWGIINDRVTLPFKVLFDSMARDGLLNTDNDTDIMCLHWVFLPLIQANLTREVLALNKRKISTEHQRSPCQLEIQFMHLKAAYENKPIEQHEGVVCSYQDPDDLARPLQHVRCDEFERFPAELREELCALGTALEIRDGRRLYLEVVSTIEKYLLRTLEQFHEKINKNRSLNI